In Sphaeramia orbicularis chromosome 5, fSphaOr1.1, whole genome shotgun sequence, a genomic segment contains:
- the LOC115419769 gene encoding uncharacterized protein LOC115419769, with translation MSSPSNPALVADRDSLPLKKRDQRPSSPPQQQQQCDDTTFKAPYPYKSQNEYKTRHSSLFQPIPRRVSSLYQPWMQTQTSSRSKPHVLSAFREHHGWAEWRDMTPLHPGWDLSHHYQLNTHLSEHPREAGHYPSHLRHPSRFSPVSIETGGFHRFGAGYSWEQLKTLRDKGSSTERDSNGRSKAPYVRRKDRKSEYLTRGEKASTCLPHSAFDDLTLQQNMFHKASKIHNHSVSKVCPGDNLKSTYTSMTEDSLRPSLLPPTELTCASSSSSSSSSPSHFPWLLPHFLAGSLIELRDGQLRRVEHLQTEDFLLGSLACPDLRLSCCTVQSISPSASSATISRLLILLHDQQSQELVDVYVEYPFFVRERGWSSCSPQRTARLCGLKCRQLSVGDVCLALTPVSAPTPRPSANLEPTTPPGRSEGGCEPLEVSHPHTALSTKCSSGPQRPAAGQRKEPEGVRRRHYSAPELRRPGTNCT, from the exons ATGAGTTCCCCATCAAACCCAGCTCTGGTGGCAGACAGGGACAGCCTCCCTCTGAAGAAGAGGGACCAAAGACCGAGCTCCcctccacagcagcagcagcagtgtgatGATACCACGTTCAAAGCCCCCTACCCTTACAAGAGCCAGAATGAGTATAAGACCAGACACAGCAGCCTGTTCCAGCCCATTCCCAGAAGGGTTTCTTCACTGTACCAGCCCTGGATGCAGACGCAGACCTCCAGCCGCTCCAAACCTCATGTCCTGTCAGCGTTCAGGGAGCATCACGGCTGGGCAGAGTGGAGAGACATGACCCCTCTGCACCCTGGATGGGATTTATCACACCACTATCAGCTCAACACTCACTTATCTGAACACCCAAGAGAAGCTGGCCACTACCCAAGCCATCTACGGCATCCGTCCAGATTCAGTCCTGTTTCTATAGAAACTGGGGGTTTCCATAGGTTTGGTGCAGGTTATAGCTGGGAGCAGCTGAAGACTTTAAGGGACAAGGGTTCGAGCACAGAGAGGGACAGCAACGGGAGGAGTAAAGCACCATATGTGAGGAGAAAGGACAGAAAATCAGAGTATTTGACCAGAGGTGAAAAAGCGAGCACATGCCTACCTCACTCTGCATTCGATGACCTTACACTGCAGCAAAATATGTTCCACAAAGCATCAAAGATTCACAATCATTCGGTCTCAAAAGTTTGCCCTGGTGACAACTTAAAAAGCACATACACCTCAATGACAGAGGACTCATTAAGACCAAGCCTTCTGCCCCCCACTGAACTCACCTgtgcatcctcctcctcatcctcctcttcatctcctagTCACTTTCCTTGGCTGCTCCCTCACTTCTTGGCAGGTTCTCTAATCGAGCTCAGAGATGGGCAGCTGAGGAGGGTGGAACATCTGCAGACTGAGGACTTCCTGCTGGGGTCTCTGGCCTGTCCTGATCTACGCCTGAGCTGCTGCACGGTGCAGAGCATCTCCCCGTCAGCCTCCTCCGCCACCATCTCCCGCCTCCTCATCCTCCTACATGACCAACAGTCCCAG GAGCTGGTGGACGTCTACGTGGAGTACCCGTTCTTTGTGCGAGAGCGGGGTTGGTCGTCCTGCAGCCCCCAGAGGACGGCCCGTCTCTGTGGCCTGAAGTGCCGCCAGCTGAGCGTCGGGGACGTCTGTCTGGCTCTCACCCCCGTCTCAGCCCCCACGCCTCGACCATCAGCCAACCTGGAGCCAACAACCCCACCCGGAAGGTCAGAGGGAGGGTGTGAACCCCTGGAGGTATCACATCCACACACTGCCCTGTCCACCAAGTGCTCCTCAGGGCCACAGAGGCCAGCAGCGGGGCAGAGGAAGGAACCAGAAGGGGTCCGGAGGAGACACTATTCAGCCCCCGAGCTGAGGAGGCCAGGCACAAACTGCACCTAG